GCCACGGCACTGGGGGTCCCCCCGTCGCGGTTGCCCGCATTGCGGAGGTTTCGCGCCTGCTGCGCCCCGTAGGGCCTGGACCCGTGTCTCAGTGTCCATCTCCGGGCTCCCACTCTCATGGCCCGTACCGATCTTCGGCTTGGTGGGCCGTTACCCCACCAACTACCTAATCGGCCGCCGGCCCATCCTCGGGCGGGCAGAGCCCCTTTCGGCCTGGGGACCTTCCAGTACCCCAGGCCTATGGGGGATTAGCCCCAGTTTCCCGGGGTTATCCCCCTCCCGAGGGTAGGTTACCGACGTGTTACTGAGCCGTCCGCCGGTGCGCGCAGAGCGCGCCCCATGACTCGCATGGCTTAGTCGGACCCCCATAGCAGTGGCCTCCGGCAGGATCAACCGGAATTGAGCAAGGAGTACGGCCGGTGGAACTCCCCTCAAATGGGGGAGTACCGATTCCCGTCCGGGGGTTTGGTCGGGGTGCCGGGCCTGCCTTACCCCCGAGGGGTCCGCCTTTCGGCGTTTCCTCGGGAGCGCACCTGGTGTGACCCGGACTGGAGGGCGGGGTTCATCGTTGGGTGCTTTGCACCCGTTCCCCCCGACGCCGCCGTCTTGGCGTCCGGGTCTTCGTCGCCCCCTGTTCGGGGGCTCCACCCAATAGGGACGAACCCCCACAGTGAAAAATTTTTGCAAAACCCACCAGCGGTGAGATTTTTGAAAAAGAACCCGTCAAAAAGGAGAACAAAAATGCACAAAAATAGACATGAAAATGTTAAAAATTTTTGCAATCAAAGGCGGAGTATTTCCGGCACAATGCTTATCTTCGAGACGGGAGTGGGTATCGTGTTCGTGACGGCGAGCTCATCAACAGCCTTACTAACCCTCTCGATGGCACCCTCCGCAAAGACGCCGTGGGTGACCCCAACGAATATTTTCCCCGCACCGAGCTTCCTCAGAATCTCGGACGCCTTGACCATGGTCCCCCCGGTGCTTATGATGTCATCAACTATCAGAACGTTCTTGCCCCTGACATCTATATCAACCGGCCTCATCTCAACCTCAGTTGGGGAAACCCGCTTCTTCTCGAAGTGGCTGTATTCAAGACCAAGCTCTTGGGCGACTGCCCTAGCTCTCTCATGGGCGCCTTTATCGGGGGCGAGAACTATACCGTCGCCGAGCTTCTCGCGGAAGTAGTCCGCTATGACCCTCGCAGGGGAGACATTGACGCCTTTACCCGGGAAGTACTTCAGCGTCTCGGGGTTGTGGAGGTCGAAGATGTAGAGTTCATCGTAGTAGATGCCAAGGGCTTTCATTATCGCTCTCACGCTTACCGGCTCACCCTCCTTCGTGACCCTGTCCTGCCTGCTGTAGGCGAAGTAGGGAACTACAGCGCGGAGTTTCTTGAAGCCCCTCTCCCTGAGCGCGTCCCCGATGAGAAGCAACTCAACGATTTTCTCGTCCTGAGGTGCGAAGGTAGAGCTGACGACCGTTGCCTCGTTGCCGGAACCGAGAACCCGAACGTACTTCTCCCCATCGGGGAACTTCCTCAGCTCGACCTCGATGATTTCTCCCCCGAGTTCCCTGAGCTCCCCCTCAAGGTGCTTCCCACCGCTCCCGATAACGAACATGAGCGCCACCTCCTTTGACGGTTTCCTGTTGAATTACCGCCTTATAAACCCACCGTCATACCAAGAGAACGGCAATAACCCCCGCGAGGAAGATTCCATCGAAGGTTCCGGCGCCACCTATGCTGACCATCGGCGCCCCGAGGCGCTTGATTTTCTCCCAGTTCATGAGGTCGGCCCCTATGAGAACCCCAAGCGTTCCGCTGACGTAGGCAACCAGCGTCGGGTTCCCGTCCCCGAGGAGCCAGCCAAGGAGAACCGCTATGAGCGGGGGAAAGAGTGTCGGCATCGCGATTCCAAGACCACGAACCGGTCTCGCAACGGCGTTGCTGAGGAGCGAGGCGATGAAAACCGCGAGGAGGGTGTTGAGAAGGAGGCCGTACTCACCGAGGTGGACGAGGCGGAAGAGCTCGTAGAGAACTATGCTCAGAGGGACCAGGGCACCGCCGACGTTGACCGCTATGACAGTCTTCCGCTCCTCCCAGTCGAAGTAGGGCATCGGGTAGAGAATCCCGAAGAAGCCGACTTCCCTAACCCTAATCACGGGCTCGTAGGTTACCTCCTCCGCTATGGGTATGTTTATGAAGCTCCCGACGAGCGCGAAGACGAAGAGTGTAACGGCCACACCAGGAGGAAGGCCGAGCCTGTCGAAGGCCATGAGAACCGCACCGGAGAAGAAAACGAAGACGAGGACGAAGGCAACCGCTATGAGAATCAGAAACGGCCAGTTGAGGGGAGGAAACAGGAAACGCCGGACCTTATTCATCTTTAACCACCACGTTGGCCCATATCTGGACCCCTTTGGCCATCTCCACCTCCTTGGGGCGGTCGAACTTCTCGGCGTTCCTGAGCACCCACGCGTAGAGTGGCTTCCCGTTGGAGTACTCGCGCAGGAAAGAAACGCTCGCGCGGTGCTTGTCCTCGTGCTCGGCTAACTCCTCCGGCGTGAACGGCCCGAGAACGTCGACGAGCTCCGCCTTCCCGATGGCCTTCCCGTTGCTGATTATCAGAATCTCCCCTCTGATTTTCGTTCTCGTCTTCCGAATCTCCCACACCTTCTTGCCCTCGACGATTAGGCTCGCGTAGGGTTCCCTCACGATGAGGCCCTTTTTCTTCTCCATCGCCATCGCCCTTAGTAGGTTTCGAGCTTAATAAAACCAACGCTGGGAAAACTTTAAGTCCGCTTTATCGAAGGCACTTGAGGAGGTCGAACCGATGAAGGTCATCTGGTACGGTCACGCATGCTTCTGGATTGAGACGAACGGGGTGAAGATACTGATAGACCCCTACCCGGAGGTTGACGACGACCGAATTGGCGAGGTTGACTACATCCTGATAACCCACGAGCACACGGACCACTACGGAAAGGTCGAGCTCCTCTCGAGGCTCCGCGACGCCACGGTAATAGGCCCCAAGCAGGTCTACCTGATGGCGGTGGCAGATGGCGTTACGAAGGTCAGGGAAATCGAGGCGGGACAGACGATAGAACTCGAAAACGGCGTGAAGGTTACGGCCATCTACGTCGAGCACCCGTCGAGCCAGTACCCGCTCGGCTACCTGATAGAGGGCGACAAGAGGCTCCTCCATCCCGGAGACACCTACGCCGGTCCAGTGTTCCAGAGGCTTCGCGGTAAGGTGGACATCCTGCTCGTCCCGATAAGCGGTCGCTCAACCGCGAACGCGAGGGAAGCAACTCAGATAGTCGAGGACGTGAGACCGAGGGTTGTAATCCCGATGCACTACGGCGTTTACAACGACGCCGACCCGTCGAAGCTGGCCGAGGAGCTCAGGAAGAGACGTATCTGGACGCTCGTCAAAGAACCCCAGCTCTACGAGGAGATGTCCTTCTGAGGGAAAGGCATGCTCTCAACAGGCTCGCGGAAGCTCGACGAACTGCTCGGGGGAGGCTTCGCCCCGGGCGTGCTCACCCAGATTTACGGCCCCTACGCGACCGGGAAGACGACATTAGCGGTCCAAACCGGAATTCTGAGCGGTAAGAAGGTCGCCTACGTGGACACGGAGGGGGGTTTTTCTCCCGAACGACTGAAGCAGATGGCAGAGGCGAGGAACCTCGACCCAGAGGAAGCTTTGTCGCGCTTCATCCTCTTCACTCCCGCTGATTTCAAGGAGCAGAGGAGGATTATAGGCTCGCTCAAGAAGGTCGTTGATGACTCGTTCTCGCTCGTAGTGGTGGATTCCATAACCGCCCATTACAGGGCCGAGGAGAACAGGATGGGCCTCCTAACTGACCTTAGCAGACAACTGCAGGTCCTCCTCTGGATTGCAAGGAAGCAGAACATTCCGGTTCTTGTCATCAACCAGGTGCACTACGACAGCAGGCTCGAAAGGACGAGGCCGGTGGCGGAACAAACCCTCGGCTACCGCTGTAAGGACATACTCCGGCTCGACAAGCTTCCGAAGCCGGGCTTAAGGCTGGCCATTCTCGAAAGGCACCGCTTCCGCCCCGAGGGGACGATGGTCTACTTTAGGATTACAGAGAAGGGAATAGAGGACGTGGGCGAGTGAGATATTACCGATTTGGTATATTACTGAAGCCGTAATATCAATAAAAGCACATAGGATAAACAAGAAAGAAAGCGCGCTTCAAATCCTCTCGTAGACCTCCTGCGTAATCCTCAGCACGGCCTTGTAGAGCTTCTCGCTTATTACCCCTTCCTCGTAGTGCTCAGCCAGCTTTTCCTTGTCGATTATCTCCTTCGTTCCGTCGGGCCACCTGACGATGTCAACCTCAAGGTCAACGTAGCGCGCTCCATCGGGGTAAATCTCCACCGGCGTGTTGATGTTGTAGTACTCGCCCTTCAGGTTGCCGTTCTTGTCGTAATACCTGTGCACGAACCACCACTTGCCGGCCTCGATTTCAGTTATCGCGTAGTCGCCGAACTCTATCGGAAGGTCGAGGCCGTCGTA
The Thermococcus sp. 21S9 DNA segment above includes these coding regions:
- a CDS encoding ribose-phosphate diphosphokinase, which encodes MFVIGSGGKHLEGELRELGGEIIEVELRKFPDGEKYVRVLGSGNEATVVSSTFAPQDEKIVELLLIGDALRERGFKKLRAVVPYFAYSRQDRVTKEGEPVSVRAIMKALGIYYDELYIFDLHNPETLKYFPGKGVNVSPARVIADYFREKLGDGIVLAPDKGAHERARAVAQELGLEYSHFEKKRVSPTEVEMRPVDIDVRGKNVLIVDDIISTGGTMVKASEILRKLGAGKIFVGVTHGVFAEGAIERVSKAVDELAVTNTIPTPVSKISIVPEILRL
- the radB gene encoding DNA repair and recombination protein RadB is translated as MLSTGSRKLDELLGGGFAPGVLTQIYGPYATGKTTLAVQTGILSGKKVAYVDTEGGFSPERLKQMAEARNLDPEEALSRFILFTPADFKEQRRIIGSLKKVVDDSFSLVVVDSITAHYRAEENRMGLLTDLSRQLQVLLWIARKQNIPVLVINQVHYDSRLERTRPVAEQTLGYRCKDILRLDKLPKPGLRLAILERHRFRPEGTMVYFRITEKGIEDVGE
- a CDS encoding MBL fold metallo-hydrolase, whose translation is MKVIWYGHACFWIETNGVKILIDPYPEVDDDRIGEVDYILITHEHTDHYGKVELLSRLRDATVIGPKQVYLMAVADGVTKVREIEAGQTIELENGVKVTAIYVEHPSSQYPLGYLIEGDKRLLHPGDTYAGPVFQRLRGKVDILLVPISGRSTANAREATQIVEDVRPRVVIPMHYGVYNDADPSKLAEELRKRRIWTLVKEPQLYEEMSF
- a CDS encoding DUF1614 domain-containing protein translates to MNKVRRFLFPPLNWPFLILIAVAFVLVFVFFSGAVLMAFDRLGLPPGVAVTLFVFALVGSFINIPIAEEVTYEPVIRVREVGFFGILYPMPYFDWEERKTVIAVNVGGALVPLSIVLYELFRLVHLGEYGLLLNTLLAVFIASLLSNAVARPVRGLGIAMPTLFPPLIAVLLGWLLGDGNPTLVAYVSGTLGVLIGADLMNWEKIKRLGAPMVSIGGAGTFDGIFLAGVIAVLLV
- a CDS encoding ASCH domain-containing protein, with protein sequence MAMEKKKGLIVREPYASLIVEGKKVWEIRKTRTKIRGEILIISNGKAIGKAELVDVLGPFTPEELAEHEDKHRASVSFLREYSNGKPLYAWVLRNAEKFDRPKEVEMAKGVQIWANVVVKDE